Below is a genomic region from Rouxiella chamberiensis.
GCACTTTCAGCGAGGAGGAAGGCGCTGTAGTTAATAGCTGCAGCGATTGACGTTACTCGCAGAAGAAGCACCGGCTAACTCCGTGCCAGCAGCCGCGGTAATACGGAGGGTGCAAGCGTTAATCGGAATTACTGGGCGTAAAGCGCACGCAGGCGGTTTGTTAAGTCAGATGTGAAATCCCCGAGCTTAACTTGGGAACTGCATTTGAAACTGGCAAGCTAGAGTCTTGTAGAGGGGGTAGAATTCCAGGTGTAGCGGTGAAATGCGTAGAGATCTGGAGGAATACCGGTGGCGAAGGCGGCCCCCTGGACAAAGACTGACGCTCAGGTGCGAAAGCGTGGGGAGCAAACAGGATTAGATACCCTGGTAGTCCACGCTGTAAACGATGTCGACTTGGAGGTTGTGCCCTTGAGGCGTGGCTTCCGGAGCTAACGCGTTAAGTCGACCGCCTGGGGAGTACGGCCGCAAGGTTAAAACTCAAATGAATTGACGGGGGCCCGCACAAGCGGTGGAGCATGTGGTTTAATTCGATGCAACGCGAAGAACCTTACCTACTCTTGACATCCAGAGAATTCGCTAGAGATAGCTTAGTGCCTTCGGGAACTCTGAGACAGGTGCTGCATGGCTGTCGTCAGCTCGTGTTGTGAAATGTTGGGTTAAGTCCCGCAACGAGCGCAACCCTTATCCTTTGTTGCCAGCGAGTAATGTCGGGAACTCAAAGGAGACTGCCGGTGATAAACCGGAGGAAGGTGGGGATGACGTCAAGTCATCATGGCCCTTACGAGTAGGGCTACACACGTGCTACAATGGCGCATACAAAGAGAAGCGAACTCGCGAGAGCAAGCGGACCTCATAAAGTGCGTCGTAGTCCGGATTGGAGTCTGCAACTCGACTCCATGAAGTCGGAATCGCTAGTAATCGTAGATCAGAATGCTACGGTGAATACGTTCTCGGGCCTTGTACACACCGCCCGTCACACCATGGGAGTGGGTTGCAAAAGAAGTAGGTAGCTTAACCTTCGGGAGGGCGCTTACCACTTTGTGATTCATGACTGGGGTGAAGTCGTAACAAGGTAACCGTAGGGGAACCTGCGGTTGGATCACCTCCTTACCTCAAGATACGCATTGTGCAGTGTCCACACAGATTGTCTGATGAAATAGTAACGAGCAGAAATACCTTTATAGGCTTGTAGCTCAGGTGGTTAGAGCGCACCCCTGATAAGGGTGAGGTCGGTGGTTCAAGTCCACTCAGGCCTACCAATTCTTTCTCATGCTGCGTTATGCACTCGGTCGTTTACCCAGGTAAACTTCCCTCGCACACGCCTTGCCTGAGTAAGAATAACTCTTTTACGAGTGGTAATCATAAAGGTATCTGTTAGTGACTGTATGGGGCTATAGCTCAGCTGGGAGAGCGCCTGCCTTGCACGCAGGAGGTCAGCGGTTCGATCCCGCTTAGCTCCACCATATCCATACGGTTCACGTAATACTTCAGAGTATACTGGCAACAGTGTGCTGCGAAGTATTTTGCTCTTTAACAATCTGGAACAAGCTGAAAAATTGAAACGATACAGCTGAACATAACTCTCCGTAGAAGTACCGAGTTATGCGCACCTGTATCAGAGTCTCTCAAATAATCACGGCTTCGAAGCGTCTGCAAAGACACCTTCGGGTTGTGAGGTTAAGCGACTAAGCGTACACGGTGGATGCCTAGGCAGTCAGAGGCGATGAAGGGCGTGCTAATCTGCGAAAAGCGTCGGTAAGGTGATATGAACCGTTATACCCGACGATACCCGAATGGGGAAACCCAGTGTGATACGTCACACTATCGCATGGTGAATACATAGCCATGCGAGGCGAACCGGGGGAACTGAAACATCTAAGTACCCCGAGGAAAAGAAATCAACCGAGATTCCCCCAGTAGCGGCGAGCGAACGGGGAACAGCCCAGAACCTGAATCAGTTTGTGCGTTAGTGGAAGCGTCTGGAAGGTCGCAGGGTACAGGGTGATACTCCCGTACACAAAAGCGCACAGATTGTGAGTTCGATGAGTAGGGCGGGACACGTGACATCCTGTCTGAATATGGGGGGACCATCCTCCAAGGCTAAATACTCCTGACTGACCGATAGTGAACCAGTACCGTGAGGGAAAGGCGAAAAGAACCCCGGCGAGGGGAGTGAAATAGAACCTGAAACCGTGTACGTACAAGCAGTGGGAGCACCTTCGTGGTGTGACTGCGTACCTTTTGTATAATGGGTCAGCGACTTATATTTTGTAGCAAGGTTAACCGTATAGGGGAGCCGTAGGGAAACCGAGTCTTAACTGGGCGTCAAGTTGCAAGGTATAGACCCGAAACCCGGTGATCTAGCCATGGGCAGGTTGAAGGTTGGGTAACACTAACTGGAGGACCGAACCGACTAATGTTGAAAAATTAGCGGATGACTTGTGGCTGGGGGTGAAAGGCCAATCAAACCGGGAGATAGCTGGTTCTCCCCGAAAGCTATTTAGGTAGCGCCTCGTGAATTCATCTTCGGGGGTAGAGCACTGTTTCGACTAGGGGGCCATCCCGGCTTACCAACTCGATGCAAACTGCGAATACCGAAGAATGTTATCACGGGAGACACACGGCGGGTGCTAACGTCCGTCGTGAAGAGGGAAACAACCCAGACCGCCAGCTAAGGTCCCAAAGTCATGGTTAAGTGGGAAACGATGTGGGAAGGCATAGACAGCCAGGATGTTGGCTTAGAAGCAGCCATCATTTAAAGAAAGCGTAATAGCTCACTGGTCGAGTCGGCCTGCGCGGAAGATGTAACGGGGCTAAACCATGCACCGAAGCTGCGGCAGCGACGCTTAGGCGTTGTTGGGTAGGGGAGCGTTCTGTAAGCCGTCGAAGGTGGACTGTGAGGTCTGCTGGAGGTATCAGAAGTGCGAATGCTGACATAAGTAACGATAATGCGGGTGAAAAACCCGCACGCCGGAAGACCAAGGGTTCCTGTCCAACGTTAATCGGGGCAGGGTGAGTCGACCCCTAAGGCGAGGCCGAAAGGCGTAGTCGATGGGAAACAGGTTAATATTCCTGTACTCGGTGTTACTGCGAAGGGGGGACGGAGAGGGCTAGGCTGGCCGGGCGACGGTTGTCCCGGTTTAAGCGTGTAGGGGGTGTTCCTGGTAAATCCGGTACACCTTAACCCCGAGGCGTGATGACGAGTCACTACGGTGATGAAGCAGTTGATGCCGCACTTCCAGGAAAAGCCTCTAAGCATCAGGTAACATTGAATCGTACCCCAAACCGACACAGGTGGTCAGGTAGAGAATACTCAGGCGCTTGAGAGAACTCGGGTGAAGGAACTAGGCAAAATGGTGCCGTAACTTCGGGAGAAGGCACGCTGTCGCTAGGTGGAGGAACTTGCTTCCCGAGCCGAAGACAGTCGAAGATACCAGCTGGCTGCAACTGTTTAATAAAAACACAGCACTGTGCAAACACGAAAGTGGACGTATACGGTGTGACGCCTGCCCGGTGCCGGAAGGTTAATTGATGGGGTTATCCGCAAGGAGAAGCTCTTGATCGAAGCCCCGGTAAACGGCGGCCGTAACTATAACGGTCCTAAGGTAGCGAAATTCCTTGTCGGGTAAGTTCCGACCTGCACGAATGGCGTAATGATGGCCAGGCTGTCTCCACCCGAGACTCAGTGAAATTGAACTCGCTGTGAAGATGCAGTGTACCCGCGGCAAGACGGAAAGACCCCGTGAACCTTTACTATAGCTTGACACTGAACATTGAGCCTTGATGTGTAGGATAGGTGGGAGGCTTTGAAGCGTGGACGCCAGTCTGCGTGGAGCCAACCTTGAAATACCACCCTTTAATGTTTGATGTTCTAACTCGGCCCCATAATCTGGGGTGAGGACAGTGTCTGGTGGGTAGTTTGACTGGGGCGGTCTCCTCCCAAAGAGTAACGGAGGAGCACGAAGGTTAGCTAATCACGGTCGGACATCGTGAGGTTAGTGCAATGGCATAAGCTAGCTTGACTGCGAGAGTGACGGCTCGAGCAGGTACGAAAGTAGGTCATAGTGATCCGGTGGTTCTGAATGGAAGGGCCATCGCTCAACGGATAAAAGGTACTCCGGGGATAACAGGCTGATACCGCCCAAGAGTTCATATCGACGGCGGTGTTTGGCACCTCGATGTCGGCTCATCACATCCTGGGGCTGAAGTAGGTCCCAAGGGTACGGCTGTTCGCCGTTTAAAGTGGTACGCGAGCTGGGTTTAGAACGTCGTGAGACAGTTCGGTCCCTATCTGCCGTGGGCGTTGGAAGATTGAGAGGGGCTGCTCCTAGTACGAGAGGACCGGAGTGGACGCATCACTGGTGTTCGGGTTGTCATGCCAATGGCATTGCCCGGTAGCTAAATGCGGAAAAGATAAGCGCTGAAAGCATCTAAGCGCGAAACTTGCCTCGAGATGAGTCTTCCCTGGGGCTATAAGCCCCCTGAAGGGACGTTTAAGACCAAGACGTTGATAGGCTGGGTGTGTAAGTGCAGCGATGCATTGAGCTAACCAGTACTAATGACCCGTGAGGCTTAACCTTACAACACCGAAGGTGTTTTAGAGAGACGCAGTTTTAACTATCAGCTTGTTCAAAGATTGGTTCTGATGGCTTACCCTGATTGATGGGGAAAGCGGTTGGAATAAAACAGAATTTGCCTGGCGGCAGTAGCGCGGTGGTCCCACCTGACCCCATGCCGAACTCAGAAGTGAAACGCCGTAGCGCCGATGGTAGTGTGGGGTCTCCCCATGCGAGAGTAGGGAACTGCCAGGCATCAAATTGGTTCTCCTTTCCCCTGACAAGGAAAAATAGCGAGAACAAACTGACAGCGGACCGATTGTCCGTCGTGAGTGAAAGAACCGGTGGAGCGGTAGTTCAGTTGGTTAGAATACCTGCCTGTCACGCAGGGGGTCGCGGGTTCGAGCCCCGTCCGTTCCGCCACTTATTGCATAACCCTGAATCGAAAGATTCAGGGTTTTTTGCATTTAAAATTCCCTCTCTCCTCATTTTCACATCCCTATGCACACTTCAATAGTATTTAAATTGAACGATTGTCCTTCGATTATTGCATAAATGTCCAAAGTCTTATGGCAATGTGGTTATTTTTATCCATTAAGCCGAGGTTCATACTCTCCATATCGCGCCCCTTTGAGGGCAAAATAAACATTTATTGATTCAGGAGAGTTAACGGTGAGCATACCAACTTTGGGTTTAGGGACCTTCCGTTTGAAGGATCAGGTCGTAAAAGATTCTGTTACTACCGCGCTGGAACTTGGCTACCGCGCCATTGATACCGCACAGATCTATGATAACGAAGCTGCCGTTGGAGAGGCCATTGCCGAAAGCGGCCTTGCCCGTGAAGAGCTGTTTATTACCACCAAAATCTGGGTTGAAAATCTCGCCGCGGATTCATTGATAGACAGCCTTAAAGAGAGTTTAAACAAACTCCAGACCTCTTACGTTGATCTGACCTTAATCCATTGGCCATCGCCTAATGGCGCGGTCAGCGTGGCGGAAACCTTACAGGCGCTGGTAAAGGCCAGGCAGCTCGGCCTGACCCGCGCAATCGGGGTTTCAAACTTCACTGTCGCGCTTATGCAGCAAGCGATCGATGCCGTGGGTGCAGCAGAAATTGCCACTAACCAGATTGAACTGTCGCCATTCCTGCAAAACCGCAAGGTCGTTGATTTTGCTACTAAACAGGGTATTGCCATCACGTCATATATGACGCTTGCCTATGGTGAAGCGCTAAAAGACGCCACTATCTTGCAGATTGCCGAACGTCACCACGCAACCCCGGCGCAGGTCGTGCTAGCCTGGGCATTGCAGTTAGGCTATGCGGTTATTCCTTCCTCGACTAAACGCGCAAACCTCGAAAGCAATCTTCTTGCTCGTGATCTGGTGCTGTCGGCCGAAGATATGGCGCAGATTGCCGCGCTTGAACGAAATGGTCGTCTGGTGAACCCGGAAGGTCTGGCGCCGGAATGGGATTGATCTACAACGCGTAATTCTGCCGATGCCTCATGCCCAAACCTATGTTTGGGCTTTTTTATACCTTTATTCCGATGAAGCGGGTTGCGCCATTTTTTCGCCCAGAAAATCGATAAAGCAGCGAATACGCGTACTGACCGCCTGATCGCTGTAATACACCGCATGTATCGGCATGGCAATACGCATCACCTGCGGAACGAAAAGGGGCACCAAATCTCCATTGTCGATGTCTTTCTGAATCATATAATCCGACAGGCAGGTAATGCCGTTGCCTGCGAGACAAAGCTGGCGCAGCGTTTCACCGCTTCCGGCACTGACAAATGGCGTAATGGTTAACTGCTGACCGTCGGCGCAAAGCAGCGGCCAGCGATTAAGCGCCGTTACCTCGTTGAATCCCAGGCAATGATGATTCGCCAAATCATCCACGTCTTTCGGCACGCCCCATTTTTGCAGATAGGCGGGGAGGCCAGCACACTGCGATAGCTCAGCATCAGCTTTCTGGCGCGCAGGCTCGAGTCTTCCAGTTCGCCGATACGAATAGCCACATCGACCTTCTGATCGATAAGATTGATATTGCTTTCGGAAGAGAATAGCGAAAGGGCGATATTGGGATAGCGCGCGGTAAATTCTTCAACCAGCGGCGCCAGAATGTGGAGGATGACCGGCGTGGCAGCATCGATGCGCAGTAAACCCTGCGGCACGTTACGGTTGTCGAGTAGATCGTTTTCGGCGGCGGCCATCTCCTGCAAGATCTTCTGCACTCGTCCAAAATAGCGTTCGCCCTCATGAGTCAGGCTGATTTGGCGCGTAGTGCGGTTGAGCAACTGAATGCCCAGCTTCTGCTCCAGCCGTTTAATGGTTCGGCTAACGACAGAATTGTCCTGCCCAAGCTGTTCGGCGGCGCGGCTAAAGCTGCCGCTCTCGACCACGGTCACGAATACTTCGAGTTCTTCCGAGCTTGCCTTCATTGTTGCTACCCCAGCAAAAATTATTGATAACTCTGGCTCCCTGAACATTTAAGCACAGTGAAAAGGCAGCGGCTATCAATAGCGACCGCGTGAAGCCGCGTTTTAGCGAACCGAATGGGATTAGTCGCGAAAATGGCGCTTTCAAGGTATACCCATGTAAACACATTGGGTGTTGGCTTGGGGGCGGCGTATACTGAAAAGTACCGCTGAAGGGAAAACTTCCGCACAGCAGATTCACGATGGATATCGCCAGCATCTGTCAGGTTGAATGATGCTGGATAGAATGGGTTAACAGTGTGCCGAAAAAAACGTATGCAATGAGGTATGTTGCAGGTCAACCGGTCGAGCAAATTTTTCCGGGTGTGTTAGCACATCTCGGACCCGATCTGCCGCCTGGAGCTGCACTGCCCAATTCGAATATTTTACGCGTCATGGTATGGAATATCTTCAAGCAGCAGCGTGCTGACTGGCTTTCCGTACTGCAAGGCTTTGGCAAAGACGCGCAGTTGGTCTTGCTGCAAGAAGCGCAGACTACGCCTGAACTCATCCGCTTTGCGACCTCCCATTATCTTGCCGCCGATCAGGTGCCGGCTTTTGACTTGCCACAGCACCCTTCAGGTGTGATGACACTGGCTGCCGCACATCCGGTGTATTGCTGCCCGCTGCGCGAGCGTGAGCCTTTACTCCGCCTGTCAAAATCGGCGCTGGTCACCGTCTATCCGCTGCTGGATGGCCGCCTGCTGATGGTAGTCAACATTCACGCCGTGAATTTCAGTATCGGGGTCGATGTCTACAGTAAGCAGCTTGATCCCATTGGCGAACAGATTGCCAATCATAAAGGTCCGGTCGTCATGGCAGGGGATTTCAACGCCTGGAGCCGTCAGCGAATTCTCGCGCTTTATAGTTTTGCCCGTAATGTGTCTCTCCAGGAAGTCCGCTTTCCGTCAGACCTGCGCCGCAAAGCCTTTGGTCGCCCGCTGGATTTCATTTTCTATCGCGGCCTGAATGTTACCGATGCCAGAGTACTCGAGACGCGCGCCTCCGATCACAATCCGCTGCTGGTTGAATTCCTTGCGCATAACCCGCCGGAAGGTATCGACCTTTAATTGACGCGCCCATAAAAAATGCCCCGGCAAGCCTGGCTTGTTCGGGGCTGATTATCGGTATGTATCCGCTTCTAAGCGTTAGGCGGGTTCATCCACCGTCTTGACGGACTTGGCATTTTTCTTCTGCGCGAGCGGATAAAAATTACCTTCTTTCAACGAAGTTTCAATCTCTTCGAGCGAACGTCCCTTGGTTTCCGGCACCATAAAGTAGATGAACAGGAAACCCACCAGGTTGAGCAGCGCGTAGAACCACATTGCACCGCCGATACCCAGATAACCGACCAGCGACAGCGCCGTGGCGGTCAGCAGCAGATTTGAACCCCAAAGCGTTGCGGCGTGCAGACTGGTGGCTTTTTCGCGGATCCCCATAGGATACACTTCCGAACCCAGCAACCAGCCAATTACCTGAATACCGCCAGAGTTGAAAATCATGAAGGCGAACAGACAGACCA
It encodes:
- a CDS encoding endonuclease/exonuclease/phosphatase family protein; protein product: MPKKTYAMRYVAGQPVEQIFPGVLAHLGPDLPPGAALPNSNILRVMVWNIFKQQRADWLSVLQGFGKDAQLVLLQEAQTTPELIRFATSHYLAADQVPAFDLPQHPSGVMTLAAAHPVYCCPLREREPLLRLSKSALVTVYPLLDGRLLMVVNIHAVNFSIGVDVYSKQLDPIGEQIANHKGPVVMAGDFNAWSRQRILALYSFARNVSLQEVRFPSDLRRKAFGRPLDFIFYRGLNVTDARVLETRASDHNPLLVEFLAHNPPEGIDL
- the dkgB gene encoding 2,5-didehydrogluconate reductase DkgB; the encoded protein is MSIPTLGLGTFRLKDQVVKDSVTTALELGYRAIDTAQIYDNEAAVGEAIAESGLAREELFITTKIWVENLAADSLIDSLKESLNKLQTSYVDLTLIHWPSPNGAVSVAETLQALVKARQLGLTRAIGVSNFTVALMQQAIDAVGAAEIATNQIELSPFLQNRKVVDFATKQGIAITSYMTLAYGEALKDATILQIAERHHATPAQVVLAWALQLGYAVIPSSTKRANLESNLLARDLVLSAEDMAQIAALERNGRLVNPEGLAPEWD